A genome region from Streptomyces antimycoticus includes the following:
- a CDS encoding DNA helicase — protein MRIPSLLDLETEQHAVVDLPFHGSHVITGAPGSGKTVMAVYRAWALATAGRDVTLLTRSQPLRQYLAQMAPDLTEALRVTTYHSWVRGFWRARFQADPPQTDDEGWCYDWTDMQRDCVLGGVRLTAHLVIDEGQNLPVGFYRLCRVLGVGVTVFADENQRIGDEESSVSEICRCLGVQSDPLALRENRRNSREIAMLASEFRTKNREETLVPSRAGRIPTVLKVPSLGYLLTGISRYFSAHPERSIGIVCRSTRLVRDVQSGLTRLGLAKHTQAYVYGDPYRNTVDFTSQPIRIVSTATMKGLEFDSVFVPDLDAYTEDPTSVEARLRLLVLCTRAREDLHFAHRGPQEPAILSNIPESLLARHAG, from the coding sequence ATGAGGATTCCTTCCCTCCTCGATCTCGAGACCGAGCAGCACGCCGTCGTCGACCTTCCGTTCCATGGCAGCCACGTGATCACCGGGGCGCCCGGCTCCGGAAAGACTGTGATGGCCGTCTATCGCGCATGGGCACTGGCGACCGCCGGTCGCGACGTCACACTTCTCACTCGTTCCCAACCGCTGCGTCAGTACCTCGCGCAGATGGCGCCGGACCTCACGGAAGCTCTTCGCGTCACCACCTATCACTCGTGGGTCAGAGGTTTCTGGCGCGCGCGATTTCAGGCCGATCCCCCACAGACCGACGACGAGGGATGGTGCTACGACTGGACCGATATGCAGCGGGATTGCGTCCTCGGGGGAGTCAGGTTGACGGCGCATCTGGTGATCGACGAAGGTCAGAATCTGCCCGTCGGCTTCTATCGGCTGTGCCGCGTGCTCGGTGTCGGCGTCACCGTTTTCGCGGATGAGAACCAGCGGATCGGCGACGAGGAGAGCAGCGTGTCCGAGATATGCCGGTGTCTCGGCGTACAGTCCGATCCGCTCGCGCTGCGGGAGAACCGCCGGAACAGTCGGGAAATCGCGATGCTGGCCTCCGAGTTCCGAACGAAGAACCGTGAGGAGACTCTCGTCCCGTCGCGCGCCGGCCGTATCCCCACCGTCCTGAAAGTGCCCTCCTTGGGGTACCTTCTCACGGGAATATCTCGGTACTTCAGCGCACATCCGGAGCGAAGCATCGGAATCGTCTGCCGATCGACTCGTTTGGTGCGGGACGTCCAGAGCGGGCTCACTCGTCTGGGGCTCGCGAAGCACACTCAGGCCTATGTGTACGGCGATCCGTACCGGAACACTGTCGATTTCACGTCGCAACCCATCCGGATCGTGAGCACTGCCACCATGAAGGGTTTGGAGTTCGACAGCGTCTTTGTCCCGGACCTGGACGCGTACACGGAGGACCCGACCAGTGTGGAGGCGCGTCTCCGCCTCCTCGTGCTGTGCACTCGTGCACGCGAGGATCTTCACTTCGCTCACCGCGGTCCTCAGGAGCCCGCCATCCTGTCGAACATCCCGGAATCCTTGTTGGCCCGCCACGCCGGTTGA